From a region of the Enterobacter cancerogenus genome:
- the nadD gene encoding nicotinate-nucleotide adenylyltransferase gives MDNMHSLQALYGGTFDPVHYGHLKPVEILANLIGLQRVIIMPNNVPPHRPQPEATSEQRKTMLALAIADKPLFTLDERELQRDAPSWTSQTLQEWRDEQGPHAPLAFIIGQDSLLNFPSWHQYETILNNSHLIVTRRPGYPLTMREEQHQQWLDTHLTNNVEDLHNLPAGKIYLADTPWFDISATLIRERLQQGLSCDELMPAAVLDYIHQHGLYQKSTDA, from the coding sequence ATGGATAATATGCATTCTCTTCAGGCGCTGTATGGCGGCACCTTCGATCCGGTCCATTACGGGCATCTTAAGCCGGTAGAAATTCTGGCTAACCTGATTGGCCTGCAGCGCGTCATTATCATGCCCAACAATGTTCCACCGCATCGCCCGCAGCCTGAGGCAACCAGCGAACAGCGTAAAACGATGCTCGCCCTGGCCATTGCCGATAAGCCGCTCTTTACCCTCGACGAGCGTGAACTGCAGCGCGACGCCCCCTCCTGGACATCGCAAACGCTGCAGGAGTGGCGCGATGAGCAAGGGCCGCACGCGCCGCTGGCATTCATTATCGGGCAGGATTCCTTGCTGAATTTCCCGAGCTGGCATCAGTACGAAACCATCCTGAACAACAGCCATCTGATTGTAACCCGCCGTCCGGGCTACCCCCTGACCATGCGCGAAGAGCAGCATCAGCAGTGGCTGGATACCCACCTGACGAACAACGTTGAGGATCTGCATAACCTGCCTGCCGGGAAGATTTATCTGGCCGATACGCCATGGTTTGATATTTCGGCGACCCTCATCCGCGAGCGCCTGCAGCAGGGATTATCCTGCGACGAACTGATGCCCGCCGCCGTGCTGGACTATATTCATCAGCACGGGCTGTATCAGAAAAGTACAGACGCATAA
- the rsfS gene encoding ribosome silencing factor → MQGKALQDFVIDKIDDLKGQDIIAIDVKGKSSITDCMIICTGTSTRHVASIADHVVQESRAAGLYPLGVEGEATADWVVVDLGDVIVHVMQDESRRLYELEKLWG, encoded by the coding sequence TTGCAGGGTAAAGCACTCCAGGATTTTGTTATCGACAAAATTGATGACCTGAAAGGTCAGGACATCATCGCTATCGACGTTAAGGGTAAATCCAGCATCACCGACTGCATGATCATCTGCACCGGCACGTCCACTCGCCATGTTGCTTCCATTGCCGACCATGTCGTTCAGGAATCACGCGCAGCAGGGCTTTATCCGCTTGGCGTTGAAGGTGAAGCGACCGCTGACTGGGTGGTTGTCGATCTCGGCGATGTGATTGTCCACGTCATGCAGGACGAGAGCCGTCGCCTGTATGAGCTGGAAAAACTCTGGGGTTAA
- the rlmH gene encoding 23S rRNA (pseudouridine(1915)-N(3))-methyltransferase RlmH, with protein MKLQLVAVGTKMPDWVQTGFTEYLRRFPKDMPFELVEIPAGKRGKNADIKRILDKEGELMLAAAGKNRIVTLDIPGKPWDTPQLAHELERWKQDGRDVSLLIGGPEGLSPACKAAAEQSWSLSALTLPHPLVRVLVAESLYRAWSITTNHPYHRE; from the coding sequence GTGAAGTTGCAACTGGTCGCCGTCGGCACCAAAATGCCGGACTGGGTACAAACCGGTTTTACTGAGTATCTGCGTCGTTTCCCAAAAGATATGCCGTTCGAACTGGTGGAGATCCCGGCAGGAAAGCGCGGCAAGAACGCCGATATCAAACGTATTCTCGATAAAGAGGGAGAGCTGATGCTGGCAGCCGCAGGCAAAAACCGCATCGTGACCCTCGATATCCCGGGTAAACCCTGGGATACGCCGCAGCTGGCGCACGAACTGGAGCGCTGGAAGCAGGATGGACGTGACGTCAGTCTGTTGATTGGCGGCCCGGAAGGTCTCTCCCCTGCCTGCAAAGCGGCGGCAGAACAAAGTTGGTCTCTCTCCGCGCTGACGCTTCCCCATCCCCTCGTTCGGGTGCTGGTGGCCGAAAGCCTGTATCGCGCGTGGAGCATTACTACCAACCACCCCTATCACCGCGAGTAA
- the mrdA gene encoding peptidoglycan DD-transpeptidase MrdA — MKLQNSFRDYTAESALFVRRAVVAFLGILLLTGVLIANLYNLQIVRYTDYQTRSNENRIKLVPIAPSRGIIYDRNGTPLALNRTIYQIEMMPEKVDNVQDTLNALRNVVDLTDDDIAAFKKERARSHRFTSIPVKTNLTEVQVARFAVNQYRFPGVEVKGYKRRYYPYGSALTHVIGYVSKINDKDVDRLDKDGKLANYAATHDIGKLGIERYYEDVLHGQTGYEEVEVNNRGRVIRQLKEVPPQAGHDVYLTLDLKLQQYIETLLTGSRAAVVVTDPRTGGILAMVSMPSYDPNLFVDGISSKDYSGLLNDPNTPLVNRATQGVYPPASTVKPYVAVSALSAGVINRNTSLFDPGWWQLPGSEKRYRDWKKWGHGHLNVTKSLEESADTFFYQVAYDMGIDRLSEWMSKFGYGHYTGIDLSEERSGNMPTREWKQKRFKKPWYQGDTIPVGIGQGYWTATPIQMNKAMMILINDGVVKVPHLLQSTVEDGKKVPWIQPHEPPVGDIHSGFWEIAKDGMYGVANRPNGTAHKYFAGAPYKVAAKSGTAQVFGLKANETYNAHRIAERLRDHKLMTAFAPYDNPQVAVAMILENGGAGPAVGTIMRQILDHIMLGDNNTELPAENPAAAAAEDQ; from the coding sequence ATGAAACTACAGAATTCTTTTCGCGACTATACGGCTGAGTCCGCGCTGTTTGTGCGCCGGGCAGTGGTCGCCTTTTTGGGGATTTTGCTGCTGACCGGCGTGCTGATCGCCAACCTCTATAATCTGCAAATTGTCCGCTATACCGATTACCAGACGCGTTCAAACGAAAACCGCATCAAGCTTGTCCCTATTGCGCCAAGCCGCGGCATCATTTACGACCGTAACGGTACGCCGCTGGCGTTGAACCGCACCATCTATCAAATCGAGATGATGCCGGAGAAAGTCGACAATGTGCAGGACACGCTGAACGCGCTGCGAAACGTGGTCGATCTCACCGACGATGACATCGCTGCCTTTAAAAAAGAGCGCGCCCGCTCGCACCGCTTCACCTCTATTCCGGTTAAAACGAACCTCACCGAAGTGCAGGTCGCCCGTTTTGCCGTGAACCAGTATCGCTTCCCCGGCGTTGAAGTAAAAGGCTATAAGCGTCGTTACTATCCTTATGGCTCTGCGCTGACGCACGTAATTGGCTATGTGTCCAAAATTAACGATAAAGACGTCGACCGCCTCGATAAAGACGGCAAGCTGGCTAACTACGCCGCGACGCATGATATCGGTAAGCTTGGGATAGAGCGCTATTACGAGGACGTTCTGCACGGCCAGACCGGTTATGAAGAGGTTGAGGTCAACAACCGTGGCCGCGTGATCCGCCAGCTGAAAGAGGTACCGCCCCAGGCGGGCCACGACGTCTATCTGACGCTCGACCTCAAACTGCAGCAGTATATCGAAACCTTGCTGACCGGCAGTCGCGCCGCTGTCGTCGTCACCGACCCGCGAACCGGCGGGATCCTGGCAATGGTTTCCATGCCCAGCTACGATCCGAACCTTTTCGTGGATGGTATCTCCAGCAAAGATTATTCCGGCCTGCTGAATGATCCGAACACGCCGCTGGTTAACCGCGCTACGCAGGGCGTCTACCCTCCTGCATCCACGGTGAAACCTTATGTCGCCGTCTCTGCCCTGAGCGCGGGCGTGATCAACCGCAATACCAGCCTGTTCGACCCCGGCTGGTGGCAACTGCCGGGTTCTGAAAAACGCTACCGTGACTGGAAGAAGTGGGGACATGGTCATCTGAACGTCACCAAATCGCTGGAAGAATCTGCGGATACCTTCTTCTACCAGGTCGCCTATGACATGGGGATTGACCGCCTCTCCGAGTGGATGAGCAAGTTCGGCTATGGGCACTACACCGGCATTGACCTCTCCGAAGAGCGTTCGGGCAACATGCCAACCCGTGAATGGAAGCAGAAACGCTTTAAAAAACCCTGGTATCAGGGTGACACCATTCCGGTCGGTATCGGCCAGGGTTACTGGACGGCAACGCCGATACAGATGAATAAAGCGATGATGATCCTCATCAACGATGGCGTGGTGAAAGTTCCGCACCTGCTGCAAAGTACGGTTGAAGACGGTAAAAAAGTCCCGTGGATCCAGCCGCACGAACCGCCGGTGGGCGATATCCATTCCGGATTCTGGGAAATTGCCAAAGACGGCATGTACGGCGTAGCAAACCGGCCTAACGGTACCGCGCACAAATATTTCGCCGGAGCGCCTTATAAAGTCGCCGCGAAATCCGGTACGGCGCAGGTATTTGGCCTGAAAGCGAACGAGACCTACAACGCGCACCGTATTGCCGAACGCCTGCGTGACCACAAGCTGATGACGGCGTTTGCCCCTTACGATAACCCGCAGGTTGCGGTCGCGATGATCCTGGAAAACGGCGGTGCGGGTCCGGCAGTGGGGACAATCATGCGCCAGATCCTCGACCATATCATGCTGGGTGATAACAACACCGAACTGCCTGCTGAAAACCCGGCAGCCGCTGCGGCGGAGGACCAATAA
- the mrdB gene encoding peptidoglycan glycosyltransferase MrdB (rod shape-determining protein RodA) — protein MTDNPNKKSLWDKIHIDPAMLLILLALLVYSALVIWSASGQDIGMMERKVGQIAMGLVIMVVMAQIPPRVYEGWAPYLYIFCIVLLVAVDAFGAISKGAQRWLDLGIVRFQPSEIAKIAVPLMVARFINRDVCPPSLKNTAIALVLIFLPTLLVAAQPDLGTSILIALSGLFVLFLSGLSWRLIGIAVVLVAAFIPILWFFLMHDYQRQRVMMLLDPETDPLGAGYHIIQSKIAIGSGGLRGKGWLHGTQSQLEFLPERHTDFIFAVLAEELGLVGILILLALYVLLIMRGLWIAARAQTTFGRVMAGGLMLILFVYVFVNIGMVSGILPVVGVPLPLVSYGGSALIVLMAGFGIVMSIHTHRKMLSKSV, from the coding sequence ATGACGGATAATCCGAACAAAAAATCGCTGTGGGATAAGATTCACATCGACCCCGCTATGCTGCTGATTCTCCTGGCGCTGCTGGTCTACAGCGCGCTGGTCATCTGGAGCGCCAGCGGCCAGGACATTGGCATGATGGAGCGTAAAGTCGGCCAGATTGCGATGGGGCTGGTCATTATGGTGGTTATGGCGCAAATCCCGCCGCGTGTTTACGAAGGCTGGGCGCCCTACCTCTATATCTTCTGTATCGTGCTGTTGGTGGCCGTAGATGCCTTCGGGGCAATCTCCAAAGGGGCGCAGCGCTGGCTGGACCTCGGGATCGTCCGCTTCCAGCCTTCGGAAATCGCTAAAATCGCCGTTCCGCTGATGGTGGCGCGCTTTATCAACCGCGACGTCTGCCCGCCTTCACTGAAAAATACCGCGATTGCGCTGGTGTTGATTTTCCTGCCTACGCTGCTGGTGGCGGCGCAGCCGGACCTCGGCACCTCCATCCTTATCGCGCTGTCCGGCCTGTTTGTATTGTTCTTGTCTGGCCTGAGCTGGCGGTTAATTGGCATTGCCGTGGTGCTGGTGGCGGCCTTTATCCCGATCCTGTGGTTCTTCCTGATGCATGATTATCAACGCCAGCGCGTGATGATGCTGCTTGATCCGGAAACCGATCCGCTGGGCGCGGGCTATCATATTATTCAGTCCAAGATCGCCATCGGTTCCGGCGGTCTGCGCGGTAAAGGCTGGCTTCACGGGACCCAGTCACAGCTGGAGTTCTTGCCGGAGCGCCATACCGACTTTATCTTTGCGGTCCTGGCCGAAGAGCTGGGACTGGTCGGCATCCTCATCCTGCTGGCGCTCTATGTGCTGCTGATCATGCGCGGGCTGTGGATTGCCGCACGGGCGCAAACCACCTTTGGCCGCGTCATGGCCGGTGGATTGATGCTGATTTTATTCGTTTATGTCTTCGTAAATATTGGTATGGTGAGTGGTATTCTGCCCGTTGTTGGCGTCCCGCTCCCGCTGGTCAGTTACGGGGGCTCGGCACTGATCGTGTTGATGGCCGGGTTTGGTATCGTCATGTCGATCCATACCCACAGAAAAATGTTGTCCAAAAGCGTATAA
- the rlpA gene encoding endolytic peptidoglycan transglycosylase RlpA, with product MRKQWLGICIAASLLAACTSDDGQQQATVAPPQPAVCNGPIVEISGADPVYEPLNASANQDYQRDGKSYKIVQDPSRFSQAGLAAIYDAEPGSNLTASGETFDPMQITAAHPTLPIPSYARVTNLANGRMIVVRINDRGPYGNDRVISLSRAAADRLNTSNNTKVRIDPIIVAQDGTLSGPGTACTTVAKQTYALPPRPDLSGGMGGASTPAEPAQPQGEVRAISNDTLQSDDSTGAPVKSSGFLGAPTTLASGVLEGSEPTPAPVVAAPAVTEPVVTAPVTQPAPVTAPGTAQSAPVAAPAASSGGFVVQVGAVSDQARAKQYQQRLSQQFSVPGRVEQNGAVWRIQMGPFASKSQAAALQQRLQSEAQLQSFIVVAK from the coding sequence ATGCGTAAGCAGTGGCTGGGGATCTGTATCGCCGCAAGTTTACTTGCAGCCTGTACGAGTGATGATGGTCAGCAACAGGCAACTGTCGCGCCGCCGCAGCCAGCGGTCTGTAATGGCCCGATAGTTGAGATCAGCGGTGCCGATCCTGTTTATGAACCGCTTAACGCCAGCGCGAATCAGGATTACCAGCGCGACGGTAAAAGCTACAAAATCGTTCAGGACCCGTCCCGCTTCAGCCAGGCAGGCTTAGCGGCCATCTATGACGCTGAACCAGGCAGTAACCTGACGGCGTCTGGTGAAACGTTCGATCCGATGCAAATTACCGCGGCGCATCCCACGCTGCCTATCCCGAGCTATGCCCGCGTCACCAACCTGGCCAATGGGCGCATGATTGTGGTGCGTATTAACGATCGGGGCCCGTACGGTAACGACCGGGTGATCTCCCTGTCGCGCGCGGCAGCTGACCGTCTGAACACCTCGAACAATACCAAAGTACGCATCGATCCTATCATTGTGGCGCAGGATGGTACGCTCTCCGGCCCGGGTACCGCCTGTACGACGGTCGCCAAACAGACCTACGCCCTTCCCCCGCGTCCTGACCTGAGCGGCGGTATGGGGGGCGCATCCACGCCAGCTGAACCTGCTCAGCCGCAGGGTGAAGTACGCGCTATCAGCAACGATACCTTACAGAGTGATGACAGCACGGGCGCCCCGGTTAAAAGCAGCGGTTTCCTTGGCGCACCAACGACCTTAGCGTCGGGCGTGCTGGAAGGCAGCGAGCCAACGCCAGCGCCTGTTGTCGCTGCGCCTGCGGTGACTGAACCTGTAGTGACTGCACCCGTCACTCAGCCCGCGCCTGTTACCGCACCGGGCACAGCGCAAAGCGCGCCGGTTGCCGCACCCGCGGCTTCCAGCGGTGGCTTTGTGGTTCAGGTCGGTGCCGTAAGCGATCAGGCTCGCGCGAAGCAGTACCAGCAACGCCTGAGCCAGCAGTTCAGCGTGCCGGGCCGCGTTGAGCAAAACGGTGCGGTGTGGCGCATTCAGATGGGACCGTTTGCCAGCAAATCGCAGGCAGCGGCCCTGCAACAGCGTCTGCAAAGCGAAGCGCAGTTGCAGTCGTTCATCGTTGTTGCAAAATAA